One genomic window of Geodermatophilus sp. DSM 44513 includes the following:
- a CDS encoding FAD-dependent oxidoreductase, whose product MPGTDSDLPVVVVGAGPVGLAAAAHLLERGLEPLVLEAGAQVGAAVRQWGHVRLFSPWEYDVDAAAVRLLERTGWESPDRDGLPTGAELVEAYLAPLAATPELAGRIRTGTRVVAVTRRGVDKTRTVGRAGRPYVVRTECDGRVVDVVARAVLDASGTWGRPNPLGAAGLPAIGEERIGPWRSGPLPDVLGADRARFAGRHALVVGTGHSAATTLLALVRLREDEPGTEVSWAIRGRSPARLYGGGDVDGLPARGLLGSELRAAVAGGAVTLHREFAITSFTPPPGGEGPLTVAGTGRDGVAVRLPVDVVVAATGSRPDLEVLREVRLHLDPGLEAPAALAPLIDPNAHSCGTVPPHGEALLAHPDDGLYVVGGKSYGRAPTFLLATGYEQVRSIAAHLAGDAEAAARVQLALPSTGVCSTDLGEREAAEAADGGVGFATGSVHGWSAEETPDAGCCGSAPEPVRASPSRAG is encoded by the coding sequence ATGCCAGGGACGGACAGCGACCTGCCGGTCGTGGTCGTCGGCGCCGGGCCGGTGGGCCTCGCCGCGGCTGCCCACCTGCTGGAGCGGGGGCTGGAGCCCCTGGTGCTGGAGGCCGGTGCGCAGGTCGGCGCGGCCGTGCGCCAGTGGGGGCACGTGCGCCTGTTCTCCCCGTGGGAGTACGACGTCGACGCCGCCGCCGTGCGCCTGCTGGAGCGCACCGGCTGGGAGTCCCCCGACCGCGACGGGCTGCCGACCGGCGCCGAGCTGGTCGAGGCCTACCTGGCGCCGCTGGCCGCCACGCCCGAGCTGGCGGGGCGGATCCGCACCGGCACCCGGGTGGTCGCGGTCACCCGCCGGGGCGTCGACAAGACCCGCACCGTCGGCCGCGCCGGGCGGCCGTACGTCGTCCGCACGGAGTGCGACGGCCGGGTGGTCGACGTCGTGGCCCGGGCGGTGCTCGACGCGTCCGGGACGTGGGGGCGGCCCAACCCGCTCGGCGCGGCCGGTCTGCCGGCGATCGGCGAGGAGCGGATCGGTCCCTGGCGCAGCGGTCCGCTGCCCGACGTGCTGGGCGCCGACCGCGCGCGCTTCGCCGGCCGGCACGCCCTGGTGGTCGGCACGGGCCACTCGGCGGCCACCACCCTGCTGGCGCTGGTGCGGCTGCGCGAGGACGAGCCGGGCACCGAGGTCAGCTGGGCCATCCGCGGCCGCTCACCGGCCCGCCTCTACGGCGGCGGGGACGTCGACGGCCTGCCGGCCCGCGGCCTGCTCGGCTCGGAGCTGCGGGCCGCGGTGGCCGGTGGCGCGGTCACGCTGCACCGCGAGTTCGCGATCACCTCGTTCACCCCACCACCCGGCGGGGAGGGGCCACTGACCGTGGCCGGCACGGGGCGCGACGGCGTCGCGGTGCGGCTGCCGGTCGACGTCGTCGTCGCAGCCACCGGGTCCCGCCCGGATCTGGAGGTGCTGCGCGAGGTGCGGCTGCACCTGGACCCCGGTCTCGAGGCGCCCGCGGCGCTGGCGCCGCTGATCGACCCGAACGCGCACTCCTGCGGCACCGTGCCCCCGCACGGGGAGGCGCTGCTGGCCCACCCGGACGACGGTCTCTACGTCGTGGGGGGGAAGTCCTACGGCCGGGCACCGACCTTCCTGCTGGCCACCGGCTACGAGCAGGTCCGCTCCATCGCCGCGCACCTCGCCGGGGACGCCGAGGCCGCCGCCCGGGTGCAGCTCGCGCTGCCGTCCACCGGGGTCTGCTCGACCGACCTCGGCGAGCGGGAGGCCGCCGAGGCCGCGGACGGCGGGGTGGGCTTCGCCACCGGCTCGGTGCACGGCTGGTCGGCCGAGGAGACGCCCGACGCCGGCTGCTGCGGCAGCGCACCCGAGCCCGTCCGCGCGTCGCCGTCCCGTGCGGGCTGA
- a CDS encoding helix-turn-helix transcriptional regulator — protein MREELGVRLLDPGPSDSAADRARLLAPQLKALSDPNRLHLLLLLAEGPRSVRELAELSGMGQTLVSHHLTPLREQGLVTVTPRGRSNVHALCCEALAGPVRLLATLAALTPEGADACRSPGDAAT, from the coding sequence ATGCGCGAGGAACTCGGTGTCCGCCTGCTCGACCCCGGGCCGTCGGACTCCGCCGCCGACCGGGCGAGGCTGCTCGCCCCGCAGCTCAAGGCGCTGTCCGACCCCAACCGGCTGCACCTGCTGCTGCTCCTGGCCGAGGGCCCCCGCTCGGTGCGCGAGCTCGCCGAGCTCAGCGGCATGGGCCAGACCCTGGTCAGCCACCACCTGACCCCACTGCGCGAGCAGGGGCTGGTCACCGTCACCCCCCGGGGCCGCAGCAACGTCCACGCGCTGTGCTGCGAGGCCCTCGCCGGGCCGGTGCGGCTGCTCGCCACCCTGGCCGCCCTCACCCCCGAGGGCGCGGACGCCTGCCGCTCCCCGGGCGACGCAGCCACGTGA